From Spartinivicinus ruber, the proteins below share one genomic window:
- the nhaB gene encoding sodium/proton antiporter NhaB, protein MPSTLKSAFMHNFLGYAADWYKYTIIGFLIINPFILYLMGATVAGWALVAEFIFTLAMALKCYPLQPGGLLVIEAIILGMTSPDALKHEVEQNFPVILLLMFMVAGIYFMKDLLLFTFTKILISVRSKIILSLLFSIVAAILSAFLDALTVTAVVISVGVGFYSVYHKVASGQKFQQAEHDHYADDSIVDIHRRDLEQFRAFLRSLMMHAAVGTALGGVCTMVGEPQNLLIAEKVGWDFIKFFVVMMPVTMPVLVAGLATVVVLEKTGWFGYGEQIPDNVRSVLVDFAKEEAAERNNKDIASLIIQAIAGILLVLGLAFHVAEVGFIGLLVIIVITAFTGIIEEHQIGKAFEEALPFTALLVVFFGIVAVIHDQHLFSPIINWVLAMDVSKQPGMFFIANGLLSMISDNVFVATVYINEVKDVFDNGLISKEHFEKLAIAINTGTNLPSVATPNGQAAFLFLLTSALAPLIRLSYGQMVLMALPYTLVLGGVGYAMVTNFL, encoded by the coding sequence ATGCCAAGCACTCTTAAAAGTGCTTTTATGCACAACTTCTTGGGATACGCAGCCGACTGGTATAAATACACCATTATCGGTTTCCTAATTATTAACCCCTTTATTTTATATCTAATGGGAGCCACCGTTGCCGGTTGGGCGCTGGTTGCTGAGTTTATTTTTACCTTAGCAATGGCATTAAAGTGCTACCCATTGCAGCCAGGCGGTTTGCTCGTTATTGAAGCGATTATCCTTGGCATGACTTCCCCGGATGCACTTAAGCATGAAGTAGAACAAAACTTTCCCGTTATCCTACTACTGATGTTTATGGTAGCAGGCATCTACTTTATGAAAGATTTATTGCTATTTACCTTTACCAAAATCCTGATATCTGTTCGTTCAAAAATTATTCTTTCCCTATTATTTTCAATTGTTGCGGCTATTTTATCTGCTTTTCTTGACGCCTTAACTGTCACAGCAGTAGTCATCAGTGTTGGTGTTGGTTTTTATTCTGTTTATCACAAAGTCGCTTCCGGCCAAAAATTTCAGCAAGCTGAACATGACCACTATGCCGATGACAGTATTGTAGATATTCATCGGCGAGACCTTGAACAGTTCCGAGCATTTTTACGTAGCCTAATGATGCATGCAGCGGTAGGGACAGCTTTAGGTGGAGTTTGCACCATGGTGGGCGAACCACAAAATTTGCTAATTGCAGAAAAAGTAGGCTGGGATTTCATCAAGTTTTTTGTTGTCATGATGCCGGTGACTATGCCAGTTCTTGTGGCAGGTCTAGCCACAGTGGTTGTATTGGAAAAAACCGGCTGGTTTGGTTATGGCGAACAAATTCCTGACAATGTTAGATCAGTGCTGGTTGACTTTGCTAAAGAAGAAGCAGCAGAACGAAACAACAAAGATATTGCCAGCTTGATTATTCAAGCCATAGCAGGCATCTTATTGGTATTAGGTCTTGCTTTTCATGTAGCAGAAGTCGGCTTTATTGGGCTTTTGGTTATTATCGTTATCACTGCTTTTACAGGTATTATTGAAGAGCACCAAATTGGTAAGGCATTTGAAGAAGCCCTTCCTTTCACAGCACTTTTAGTAGTATTTTTTGGCATTGTAGCTGTCATTCACGATCAGCACTTATTCTCCCCTATTATTAATTGGGTATTAGCAATGGATGTGTCAAAACAGCCTGGGATGTTTTTTATCGCCAATGGCCTGTTATCAATGATCAGTGACAATGTATTTGTTGCTACCGTTTATATTAATGAGGTGAAAGATGTGTTTGATAATGGGTTGATTAGTAAAGAGCATTTTGAAAAGTTAGCCATTGCCATTAATACCGGTACTAATTTACCTAGTGTGGCTACCCCTAATGGCCAGGCAGCCTTTCTATTCCTGCTAACATCAGCCTTAGCACCATTAATTCGATTATCTTATGGTCAAATGGTACTGATGGCTTTACCTTATACCCTGGTGCTTGGTGGGGTTGGTTACGCTATGGTGACTAATTTTTTATAA
- the dnaQ gene encoding DNA polymerase III subunit epsilon — MRTIVLDTETTGIDPKQGHRIIEIGCVELVNRKLTGNYYHQYINPQREVEQEAIDVHGITNDMLADKPVFDVIASEFFEFVKGAELVIHNAPFDVGFINHEFGLLANKNPGPIENYCRITDSLVLARSKHPGAKNNLDALCKRYGVDNSARTYHGALLDAEILADVYLLMTGGQTALALGGNSQNQDGEGGFSEIKRLPANRAPLPVIEASAEELAAHETKLDVIGKQGQCLWRELYSQ, encoded by the coding sequence ATGCGTACGATTGTACTAGATACTGAAACCACCGGTATAGACCCGAAACAAGGCCATCGAATTATCGAAATAGGCTGCGTTGAGTTAGTGAATCGCAAACTGACTGGCAATTATTATCATCAGTATATTAACCCGCAGCGTGAGGTGGAACAGGAGGCAATTGACGTTCATGGTATCACTAATGACATGCTCGCAGATAAGCCTGTTTTTGATGTTATAGCGTCTGAATTTTTTGAGTTTGTTAAAGGAGCTGAGTTAGTCATTCATAATGCCCCCTTTGATGTGGGTTTTATTAACCATGAGTTTGGTTTGTTAGCCAATAAAAATCCTGGCCCTATAGAAAACTATTGTCGTATTACAGATTCATTGGTGTTGGCAAGAAGTAAGCACCCTGGCGCGAAGAATAATTTGGATGCGTTATGTAAACGTTATGGGGTGGATAACTCAGCACGAACCTATCATGGCGCATTACTGGATGCTGAAATACTGGCGGATGTCTATCTGCTAATGACTGGCGGACAAACGGCACTTGCCTTAGGTGGAAATAGTCAAAACCAAGATGGAGAAGGCGGCTTCAGCGAGATCAAACGGCTACCTGCTAATCGTGCTCCATTACCGGTAATTGAAGCCTCTGCTGAAGAATTAGCAGCTCATGAAACGAAACTGGATGTGATAGGCAAACAAGGTCAGTGTTTGTGGCGAGAGCTGTATAGTCAGTAA
- the rnhA gene encoding ribonuclease HI has translation MKQVEIFTDGACKGNPGPGGWGVLLRYGEVEKELCGGEPNTTNNRMELMAAIEGLKALKRACQVSITTDSQYVRQGITQWLPRWIARNWRTASNQPVKNQDLWQQLAEQTSKHQVQWCWVKGHSGHPENERADELANQGITQFLS, from the coding sequence ATGAAGCAAGTTGAGATTTTTACTGATGGTGCTTGTAAAGGTAATCCAGGCCCAGGGGGGTGGGGCGTTTTACTTCGCTATGGAGAAGTAGAAAAAGAGTTGTGTGGTGGTGAGCCAAATACGACTAATAACCGGATGGAGTTAATGGCAGCTATCGAGGGGCTGAAAGCTTTAAAACGAGCGTGTCAGGTTAGCATTACCACTGATTCCCAATATGTACGACAAGGCATAACCCAATGGTTGCCTCGTTGGATAGCCCGCAACTGGCGTACAGCGTCTAATCAACCCGTAAAAAATCAGGATTTATGGCAGCAGTTGGCTGAGCAAACTAGTAAACATCAAGTGCAGTGGTGTTGGGTAAAAGGCCATAGTGGTCATCCTGAAAACGAGCGAGCTGATGAACTCGCTAATCAAGGTATTACACAATTTCTGTCGTAA
- a CDS encoding methyltransferase domain-containing protein, translating to MLFNNTTEPDRWFSGQHRAFYQLLPELHRWLSSPLGARLLTIQAQRLEHWLPYIFGYHLVQVGISPDLRLLDTCRITHKSILTPRLITTNCSQLQGSLIEWPIQPSSVDMVFLHHALEFFENPHRLLAEANKAIIPGGKLIVIGFNPYSLLNLWRGLGVPHYKFLRQAHFIRPGRLQDWFKLLGFSLDKACYPAVKLADTQYPTKLDHYCESIGLGIGSFYIMQATKETVGMTPIKPVWRPSKPQVVTLPLAEPTTRR from the coding sequence ATGCTGTTTAATAATACAACAGAACCTGATCGCTGGTTCAGTGGCCAGCATCGGGCATTTTACCAGCTGTTACCTGAGTTGCATCGCTGGTTATCCTCTCCACTGGGGGCGCGACTTTTAACCATTCAAGCACAACGACTGGAACATTGGCTTCCTTATATTTTTGGTTATCATTTGGTGCAGGTGGGGATTTCTCCAGACTTGCGGTTGCTTGATACTTGCCGGATTACCCATAAATCCATCTTAACACCCCGTCTTATCACAACCAACTGCTCACAGCTACAGGGTTCTTTAATAGAATGGCCGATCCAGCCCAGTAGCGTGGATATGGTGTTTCTTCACCATGCACTGGAGTTTTTTGAAAACCCCCATCGACTATTGGCAGAGGCAAATAAGGCCATTATTCCTGGAGGTAAACTGATTGTCATTGGCTTTAACCCTTATAGCTTGCTGAACTTGTGGAGAGGCTTAGGGGTTCCCCATTATAAGTTTTTACGCCAGGCGCATTTCATTCGGCCTGGGCGCTTACAGGATTGGTTTAAGTTATTGGGGTTTTCATTGGATAAGGCCTGTTATCCAGCGGTGAAATTAGCTGATACCCAGTACCCAACCAAACTGGATCATTACTGTGAATCTATTGGTTTAGGCATTGGTAGTTTCTATATAATGCAAGCCACCAAAGAAACAGTGGGCATGACACCGATCAAGCCAGTATGGCGCCCTTCTAAACCGCAAGTGGTAACGTTGCCCCTGGCTGAGCCAACCACCAGGCGATAA
- the gloB gene encoding hydroxyacylglutathione hydrolase, with translation MIHVSPISAFNDNYIWLLSCSDSNTAWVVDPGDPTPVNQYLKQHQLTLAGVLITHHHYDHVGGLQALVKQHNAITYGPASEHIEGIQHSLSAGDTLSVLGTEFQVLEVGGHTRGHIAYYSDQLLDQPTLFCGDTLFAGGCGRLFEGTPQQMYQSLSQIAALPANTLIYCAHEYTLANLQFANAVEPNNGKLLQRIQQVKQLRAESKPSVPSLLSEELETNPFLRSHQTTVQAAATQHAGKPLDNPIDVFATIRRWKDNF, from the coding sequence ATGATTCACGTCAGCCCCATTTCGGCTTTTAATGATAATTATATTTGGCTGCTCAGTTGTTCAGATTCCAATACAGCCTGGGTGGTTGACCCAGGGGATCCTACACCTGTTAATCAATACCTAAAGCAGCACCAGTTGACGTTGGCAGGCGTTTTAATTACCCACCACCACTATGATCATGTAGGGGGTTTACAAGCCTTAGTCAAACAGCATAATGCTATTACCTATGGCCCTGCCAGTGAACATATAGAGGGTATCCAACACTCGTTGTCAGCAGGCGACACGTTGAGTGTATTAGGGACAGAATTTCAGGTCCTTGAGGTGGGAGGCCACACTCGAGGCCATATTGCGTATTATAGTGACCAGTTGTTAGACCAGCCTACTCTGTTTTGTGGTGATACTTTATTTGCAGGTGGATGTGGCCGACTGTTTGAAGGAACACCCCAGCAAATGTATCAATCACTTAGCCAAATTGCAGCATTGCCAGCAAATACTCTAATTTACTGCGCCCACGAATATACCCTAGCCAACCTACAATTTGCCAATGCTGTTGAGCCAAATAACGGCAAATTACTGCAGCGTATTCAGCAAGTAAAACAGCTACGTGCCGAATCTAAGCCCTCTGTCCCCAGTTTATTAAGCGAAGAACTGGAAACGAACCCCTTCCTTCGCAGCCATCAAACTACCGTACAAGCCGCTGCCACTCAGCATGCCGGTAAACCACTCGATAATCCGATTGATGTTTTTGCCACGATTCGCCGCTGGAAGGATAACTTCTAG
- a CDS encoding LysM peptidoglycan-binding domain-containing protein — protein sequence MQLHQWLKRIKTPQAFSQLNRKPIPLVGKPIAIVSLLVLAGCQQLPTVTKLDIFSDTQSLHNNLTTPISSDSINKPVEAVSKELASKELTDNASTDLWDRVREGMALNLEQKQPRLAAEVRWLKKHPRYFDKLSKRAEPYLYFVLAEVEKRQLPSELALLPMIESAYDPFAYSHGRASGLWQFIPQTGKHFGLKQNWWYDGRRDIAASTNAALNYLEQLYKRFNNWELALAAYNAGGGTVSKAIRYNKAQGKPTDFWSLSLPKETKSYVPKLMALATLVANSASHGVELPPITDEKRLTKVTIDQQIDLAQAAKLAEISLDELYQLNPAFNQWATDPNGPHYLLIPVAKADQFRQNLATLPTNARLQWHRYQVKSGDNLIKIAKRFNTRPSLIKRTNNLSGYFIRAGQTLLIAKPSQSLNSYTLTAAQRKQISQHRQRPGHTKKVHKVKMGDSFWSVAREHRVSMRKLAAWNNMAPGDYLKPGQILVIWQPKSKATNGVVRKVRYRVRRGDSLYQIATKFNVKIRQIKEWNQIEKRHLKPGQLLTLFVDVTKPR from the coding sequence ATGCAGTTACATCAGTGGTTAAAACGCATTAAAACACCTCAGGCTTTTTCGCAGCTTAACCGAAAGCCCATTCCACTTGTAGGAAAACCGATTGCTATTGTTAGTCTACTGGTCTTGGCAGGCTGTCAGCAGTTGCCAACAGTAACGAAGCTGGACATCTTTTCTGATACCCAAAGCCTTCACAATAACCTGACAACCCCCATCTCTTCAGACTCTATAAACAAGCCCGTTGAAGCAGTATCGAAAGAACTCGCGAGCAAAGAGTTAACTGATAACGCCTCTACTGACTTATGGGATAGAGTGCGTGAGGGAATGGCTTTAAATCTTGAGCAAAAACAACCCCGCTTGGCTGCTGAGGTGAGGTGGTTAAAGAAGCACCCTCGCTATTTTGACAAGCTATCCAAACGGGCTGAGCCCTATCTTTACTTTGTACTCGCTGAAGTGGAGAAACGCCAACTTCCCTCAGAGCTGGCCTTATTGCCCATGATTGAAAGTGCCTATGATCCTTTTGCCTATTCTCATGGTCGAGCTTCAGGGCTTTGGCAGTTTATTCCCCAAACAGGTAAACACTTTGGGCTAAAGCAAAATTGGTGGTATGACGGCCGTCGGGACATTGCTGCTTCAACCAATGCAGCCCTTAACTATTTAGAGCAACTTTACAAGCGCTTTAACAATTGGGAGCTAGCCTTAGCTGCTTATAATGCAGGTGGTGGTACAGTATCTAAAGCTATTCGCTACAATAAAGCTCAAGGCAAACCCACAGACTTTTGGTCTTTATCACTACCAAAAGAAACCAAGAGTTATGTGCCTAAATTGATGGCATTAGCAACACTCGTAGCTAACTCAGCTAGCCATGGTGTGGAACTTCCTCCAATTACCGATGAAAAGCGACTGACAAAAGTCACAATTGACCAACAAATTGACCTAGCACAAGCCGCTAAATTAGCTGAGATAAGTTTAGATGAGCTTTACCAGCTGAACCCTGCTTTTAACCAATGGGCCACTGACCCCAATGGCCCCCACTATCTTCTAATACCCGTTGCTAAAGCAGATCAGTTTAGACAAAACCTAGCGACACTTCCCACTAATGCTCGCCTCCAATGGCACCGTTACCAAGTCAAGTCAGGTGATAATTTAATCAAGATTGCAAAACGCTTTAATACCAGACCTAGCCTGATTAAACGTACCAATAATTTATCTGGCTATTTTATAAGAGCAGGACAAACCTTATTAATTGCCAAACCCTCTCAGTCACTCAACAGTTACACGCTGACAGCTGCTCAGCGCAAACAAATATCCCAACACCGACAGCGGCCAGGCCACACTAAAAAAGTCCACAAGGTTAAAATGGGGGATAGTTTTTGGTCAGTGGCCAGAGAGCACCGGGTATCAATGCGTAAACTTGCTGCATGGAATAATATGGCTCCTGGTGACTATTTGAAGCCAGGCCAAATATTGGTGATTTGGCAGCCCAAGTCTAAGGCAACCAATGGAGTTGTCAGAAAGGTTCGCTATAGGGTTCGCCGAGGCGACTCCCTCTATCAAATAGCAACCAAGTTCAATGTCAAAATACGACAAATTAAAGAGTGGAATCAAATTGAAAAACGCCACTTGAAGCCAGGTCAATTACTGACCCTATTTGTAGATGTAACTAAACCCCGTTAA
- a CDS encoding extracellular solute-binding protein — translation MQFFSWKGVSTAHTVLLCYIALLFCQQGYPKEQITVSHGLALHGELKYPANFKHFDYVNPSALKGGEVKLMGHGSFDTLNYYTLKGISPMDTPGFFQYSINELNETLLMGTAETNRLGDEPQSAYGLLAETIEYPDDFSWIIFNLNPKAHFHDNSPVAAADVVFSYNTLIKHGHPRYQAAYQDIQSASVVSPRKVKFTLGGTNRKSLALRVGELPVFSKKYWQGKDFKQATLTPPLNSGPYQITDVKAGHYLIFERVANYWGKDLPVNRGRYNFDKIKVEFYRDLTVAFEAFKAGRYDLYFESIAKNWKQGYDFQAVHSGSIIKATVPHQRPAGLQAFFFNTRRPFFQDVRVRQAISMVFDFEWINKQYFYSAYKRTNSYFANTDLASQPLPSIAEKQLLSQYSGLDKKVLTTPFTLSKTQGTGHNRKQQRQALKLLKQAGWQLQQGKLITPNNHQPLQFEALARNRGLLKVWQAFQKNLRRIGIQMSIRLVDSAEFKRRLDQFDFDITSLAFTQSLAPNQSLRNLFQSKFAETKGALNFSGIKNSIVDDLVEKVVTAQTRPELRLYTQALDRVLLWQHYIIPNWYTDHYRVAYWNKFNKPTTQPPYYFGLENWWIKTDR, via the coding sequence TTGCAATTTTTTTCATGGAAAGGAGTTTCAACTGCACATACTGTCTTATTGTGCTACATAGCTTTATTGTTTTGCCAGCAAGGTTACCCAAAAGAGCAAATAACGGTTAGCCATGGTTTAGCTCTGCATGGAGAACTTAAATATCCAGCTAACTTCAAACATTTTGACTATGTTAACCCTAGCGCTCTCAAAGGCGGAGAAGTTAAGTTAATGGGCCATGGGAGTTTTGATACCCTGAATTACTATACGCTGAAGGGAATCAGCCCCATGGATACACCTGGTTTTTTTCAATATAGTATTAATGAGTTAAACGAAACCTTACTCATGGGCACAGCCGAAACAAACCGACTGGGTGATGAACCACAATCAGCTTATGGTTTGCTGGCAGAAACCATCGAGTACCCTGACGATTTCAGTTGGATTATTTTTAATCTCAACCCTAAAGCTCACTTCCATGACAACAGCCCGGTCGCTGCTGCAGATGTCGTATTTTCCTACAACACCTTAATAAAGCATGGCCACCCACGATATCAAGCAGCCTATCAAGATATACAATCAGCATCAGTAGTAAGCCCCCGTAAAGTGAAATTCACCTTAGGCGGCACTAACCGTAAGAGTTTAGCCTTACGGGTAGGCGAACTACCGGTATTTTCTAAAAAATACTGGCAAGGTAAAGATTTTAAGCAAGCAACCTTAACGCCCCCTTTAAATAGCGGCCCTTATCAGATCACTGACGTTAAAGCAGGTCATTACCTTATCTTTGAGCGAGTAGCAAATTACTGGGGAAAAGATTTACCAGTAAACCGAGGTCGCTACAACTTTGATAAAATAAAGGTGGAGTTTTATCGAGATCTTACTGTCGCTTTCGAAGCGTTTAAAGCTGGTCGTTATGACCTTTACTTTGAATCCATTGCTAAAAATTGGAAACAAGGTTACGATTTTCAAGCTGTTCATTCCGGCAGTATTATAAAGGCAACAGTACCTCACCAACGTCCTGCTGGTTTACAAGCTTTTTTTTTCAATACTCGTCGGCCTTTTTTTCAAGACGTCCGAGTACGTCAAGCCATCAGCATGGTTTTCGATTTTGAATGGATTAATAAACAATATTTTTATTCGGCTTACAAACGAACAAACAGTTATTTTGCAAACACCGATTTAGCCAGTCAACCATTACCCTCTATAGCTGAAAAACAATTATTGTCACAATATTCAGGGCTTGATAAAAAAGTATTAACTACACCATTTACACTTAGCAAAACCCAAGGCACGGGACATAACCGCAAACAACAGCGGCAAGCATTAAAACTACTAAAACAAGCAGGTTGGCAATTACAACAAGGCAAATTAATAACCCCCAACAATCACCAGCCCTTGCAATTTGAAGCGCTTGCACGAAATCGTGGTTTATTGAAAGTATGGCAAGCATTTCAAAAAAACTTAAGGCGAATTGGCATACAAATGTCCATTCGGCTAGTTGATAGTGCCGAGTTTAAACGTCGCCTAGATCAATTTGATTTTGATATAACCAGCTTAGCCTTCACTCAATCACTCGCTCCTAACCAGAGTCTTAGAAATTTATTTCAGTCTAAGTTTGCTGAAACTAAAGGCGCTTTGAATTTTTCTGGAATTAAAAATTCTATTGTTGACGACTTAGTAGAAAAAGTCGTTACAGCACAAACCCGACCAGAACTTAGGCTCTATACTCAAGCGCTTGACCGGGTTTTATTGTGGCAACACTATATTATTCCTAATTGGTATACTGACCATTATCGGGTAGCCTATTGGAATAAATTTAACAAACCTACTACCCAACCACCCTACTACTTTGGTTTAGAAAACTGGTGGATTAAGACAGATAGGTAA
- a CDS encoding extracellular solute-binding protein: MRFKNKNIRAFILIIKFIWLLCIQQATLAAEAKNPAVHKAHAIAMHGQPKYPTNFTHLDYANPNASKGGAFKQAVVSSSGFDSLNPFIVKGVAAAGMAYLGGGYIYDTLLAQSYDEAFTMYGLLAESMEWPEDRSWITFNLRKNAKFHDGHPITAEDVVFTFNLLIEKGHPLYKTYYHNVKTVTALNNYSIKFEFDTKTNRELILIVGQFPILPKHYWETHDFTKTTLEFPLGSGPYKVSKVDPGRSIHYERAKDYWGQNVAVNKGHNNFDTLMFDYYREPSVAIEAIKAGKYDLRIENSAKSWATEYNISAVKEGRLIKASITDYSPAAMQSFIFNIRHGKFKDPKVREAIGYAYDFEWQNKTIFYDSYTRIDSYFAGSELAATGLPSKAELALLEPFKNQLPNELFTKPFTLPKTDGSGNVRNNLRQALRLLKQAGWQIRNKQLINAKGEPLTFEILLTQANIERIVLPFQKNLKRMGIETTIRKIDTQQYIERRNNFDFDMIIGGFPQSNSPGNEQRDYWHSSQANIKGSRNYIGIENPVVDQLISKIIQAPDRKTLIASTQALDRVLLWNHYVIPQYYLNQSRLVYWNKFGMPKQPPKYTVGLNTWWYDPTKAKKLSK, from the coding sequence ATGAGGTTTAAAAATAAAAACATCCGTGCATTTATTTTGATTATCAAGTTTATCTGGCTACTCTGTATCCAACAAGCTACTTTGGCAGCCGAAGCTAAAAATCCCGCTGTTCATAAAGCCCATGCCATTGCAATGCATGGACAACCCAAATACCCTACTAATTTCACCCATTTAGATTACGCAAACCCTAACGCGTCCAAAGGCGGTGCATTTAAACAAGCTGTTGTCAGTAGCAGTGGATTTGACAGTTTAAATCCCTTTATTGTCAAAGGCGTTGCAGCAGCAGGTATGGCCTATTTAGGAGGTGGATATATTTATGACACATTATTAGCCCAAAGTTATGATGAAGCGTTTACCATGTATGGACTGCTTGCAGAGTCAATGGAATGGCCAGAAGATCGCTCTTGGATCACTTTCAATCTAAGAAAAAATGCCAAGTTTCATGATGGCCACCCTATTACGGCCGAAGATGTGGTTTTCACTTTTAATTTATTAATAGAAAAAGGGCACCCTCTTTATAAAACGTATTATCATAATGTCAAAACAGTGACTGCGCTTAATAATTACTCTATTAAATTTGAATTTGATACTAAAACTAATCGAGAGCTTATCCTAATTGTTGGCCAATTTCCTATATTGCCCAAGCATTATTGGGAAACTCATGACTTCACGAAAACCACCCTAGAATTTCCTTTAGGCAGCGGCCCCTATAAAGTATCAAAAGTAGACCCTGGTCGTTCTATTCACTATGAACGAGCAAAAGACTATTGGGGACAGAATGTAGCGGTGAATAAAGGCCATAACAATTTTGACACGCTAATGTTTGATTATTACCGAGAACCTTCCGTTGCCATTGAAGCAATTAAAGCTGGCAAATATGATTTACGAATAGAAAATAGTGCCAAAAGCTGGGCTACCGAATACAACATTTCAGCTGTAAAAGAAGGCCGTTTAATTAAGGCCAGCATTACTGATTATTCTCCTGCAGCTATGCAATCTTTTATTTTTAATATTCGTCACGGTAAATTTAAAGACCCTAAAGTTCGTGAAGCCATTGGCTATGCCTATGACTTCGAGTGGCAAAATAAAACTATATTTTATGATAGCTATACGCGTATAGATAGTTATTTTGCTGGTTCAGAACTCGCTGCTACCGGCCTTCCCAGCAAGGCAGAATTAGCACTGCTAGAGCCTTTTAAAAACCAATTACCAAACGAGTTATTCACCAAACCATTCACCTTACCCAAAACAGATGGTAGCGGCAATGTACGTAACAACTTACGCCAAGCACTACGATTACTCAAACAAGCCGGCTGGCAAATTAGAAATAAGCAATTAATTAATGCGAAAGGAGAGCCTTTAACCTTTGAAATTTTACTCACCCAAGCCAACATTGAACGGATTGTTTTACCTTTTCAAAAAAACCTGAAGCGTATGGGTATAGAGACAACCATACGTAAAATCGATACTCAACAGTATATTGAACGCCGTAATAACTTTGATTTTGATATGATCATTGGTGGTTTTCCCCAGTCTAATTCCCCTGGCAACGAGCAACGCGATTATTGGCATTCCAGTCAAGCCAATATCAAGGGAAGCCGCAACTACATCGGCATAGAAAACCCCGTAGTTGATCAGTTAATTAGCAAAATTATTCAAGCACCAGACAGAAAAACACTTATTGCAAGTACTCAAGCACTTGACAGGGTACTGTTGTGGAATCATTACGTTATTCCACAATACTATCTTAATCAAAGTCGTTTAGTTTATTGGAATAAATTCGGCATGCCCAAACAACCACCTAAATATACCGTAGGGTTAAATACTTGGTGGTATGACCCCACTAAAGCTAAAAAGCTCTCTAAATAA
- a CDS encoding microcin C ABC transporter permease YejB: protein MFDYIIRRLFLIIPTLLGIMVINFIIIQAAPGGPVEQMIAKLQGLDTGIGGRLGAGSDSIASGQPSSEYRGAQGLNPDLIKNIKKLYGFDKPAHERFFIMLKNYAQFDFGESFFHDKKVIDLIIEKLPVSISLGLWSTLLVYLISIPLGIKKAVKDGSYFDIWTSTVIIVGYAIPSFLFAILLIVFLAGGTYLDWFPLRGLTSDNFDELNWYQQALDYLWHITLPVISIVIGSFATLTMLTKNSFLDEIHKQYVTTARAKGLAENKILYGHVFRNAMLIIIAQIPAALVGIFFTSSLLIEVIFSLDGLGLLGFEAAIQRDYPVVFGTLFIFTLIGLILKLIGDISYMLIDPRIDFESREG from the coding sequence ATGTTTGACTATATTATTCGTCGGCTATTCCTCATAATCCCTACTCTACTAGGGATTATGGTCATTAATTTTATTATTATTCAAGCAGCCCCTGGCGGCCCAGTTGAGCAAATGATCGCTAAATTACAAGGCTTAGATACTGGTATCGGTGGCCGTTTGGGAGCTGGGTCAGATAGCATTGCCAGCGGCCAGCCATCCAGTGAATACAGAGGAGCACAAGGACTCAACCCCGATCTGATTAAAAATATTAAAAAACTTTATGGTTTTGACAAACCGGCTCATGAGCGATTTTTTATCATGTTAAAAAATTATGCACAATTTGATTTTGGCGAAAGTTTTTTTCATGATAAAAAAGTGATTGATCTGATAATTGAGAAACTACCCGTTTCGATTTCATTAGGTTTATGGAGTACCCTACTGGTTTACCTTATCTCTATCCCCTTGGGAATTAAAAAAGCGGTTAAAGATGGCTCTTACTTTGATATCTGGACCAGTACCGTGATCATTGTAGGCTATGCAATCCCCAGTTTTTTATTTGCTATTCTACTTATCGTATTTTTAGCGGGCGGTACCTATTTAGATTGGTTTCCCTTACGCGGTTTAACCTCAGATAATTTTGATGAACTCAATTGGTATCAACAGGCCTTAGACTACCTGTGGCATATTACCCTACCTGTTATTTCAATCGTAATCGGTAGCTTTGCCACTTTAACCATGTTAACCAAAAACTCTTTTCTGGACGAAATTCACAAGCAGTACGTTACAACAGCAAGGGCAAAAGGGTTAGCCGAAAATAAAATTCTCTACGGTCATGTATTTCGCAATGCCATGTTAATTATTATTGCGCAAATTCCTGCCGCATTAGTGGGTATTTTCTTTACAAGCTCACTCCTGATTGAAGTCATTTTTTCTCTAGATGGTTTAGGTTTATTGGGGTTCGAGGCAGCCATACAACGAGACTATCCGGTAGTCTTTGGCACCTTGTTTATCTTTACCCTGATTGGCCTCATTCTCAAATTAATTGGTGATATCAGTTATATGCTAATAGACCCAAGAATTGACTTTGAAAGTCGTGAAGGGTAA